In the Burkholderia glumae LMG 2196 = ATCC 33617 genome, one interval contains:
- the mhpT gene encoding 3-(3-hydroxy-phenyl)propionate transporter MhpT has protein sequence MKRAESSTSFGSGNDSATTVRASAAVTLGLCFAVALLEGLDLQSVGVAAPRMAREFGLSVAQMGVVFSAGTFGLLPGAMLGGRLADLLGRKRVLVISVCLFGLLSIMTALVRDLQMLALVRILTGIGLGGALPNLIALSSEAVEPRSRGTAVSVMYCGIPFGGLIASVIGMLSAGDTEWRHIFYVGGAGPLLLVPLLLALLGNSRAFAQASDYGRAKPAPVGRILFDEARGPSTVQIWVSFFCTLIVLYFLLNWLPSLMAASGLSRVQVGYVQILFNIGGGLGALFIGTLMDRVRPSLVVSGMYAGIIASLAALATAPGFGTFAAAAFFAGMFVVGGQSVLYALSAQFYPTAMRGTGVGAAVAVGRLGSVVGPLAAGQLLAMGRSSSTVIGASIPVTLIAAAAALLLVRRPRAAD, from the coding sequence GTGAAAAGAGCTGAATCATCCACTTCGTTCGGCAGCGGGAACGATAGCGCGACGACCGTTCGCGCAAGTGCCGCCGTCACCCTGGGCCTGTGTTTCGCGGTCGCGTTGCTCGAGGGACTCGATCTGCAGTCGGTCGGCGTCGCGGCACCGCGCATGGCGCGCGAGTTCGGCCTGTCGGTCGCACAGATGGGCGTGGTGTTCAGCGCCGGCACCTTCGGCCTGCTGCCCGGCGCGATGCTCGGCGGCCGGCTGGCCGATCTGCTTGGCCGCAAGCGCGTGCTGGTGATTTCCGTCTGCCTGTTCGGCCTGCTGTCGATCATGACCGCGCTGGTCCGCGATCTTCAGATGCTGGCGCTGGTGCGGATCCTCACCGGGATCGGGCTGGGCGGCGCACTGCCGAACCTGATCGCCCTGTCCTCGGAGGCGGTCGAGCCGCGCTCGCGCGGCACGGCCGTCAGCGTGATGTATTGCGGCATCCCGTTCGGCGGACTGATCGCGTCGGTGATCGGCATGCTGAGCGCCGGCGACACCGAATGGCGGCATATCTTCTACGTCGGCGGCGCGGGCCCGCTGCTGCTGGTGCCGCTGCTGCTCGCCTTGCTGGGGAATTCGCGGGCCTTCGCGCAGGCGTCCGACTACGGCCGCGCGAAGCCGGCGCCGGTCGGCCGGATTCTGTTCGACGAGGCGCGCGGGCCGTCCACCGTGCAGATCTGGGTCAGCTTCTTCTGCACGCTGATCGTCCTCTACTTCCTGCTCAACTGGCTGCCCTCGCTGATGGCGGCCAGCGGCCTGTCGCGCGTGCAGGTGGGCTACGTGCAGATCCTCTTCAACATCGGCGGCGGGCTCGGCGCGCTGTTCATCGGCACGTTGATGGATCGCGTGCGCCCCAGCCTGGTGGTGTCGGGCATGTATGCCGGCATCATCGCATCGCTCGCGGCGCTGGCAACGGCGCCCGGGTTCGGCACCTTCGCCGCGGCGGCCTTTTTCGCCGGCATGTTCGTGGTCGGCGGCCAATCGGTGCTCTATGCGCTGTCGGCGCAGTTCTACCCGACGGCGATGCGCGGCACCGGGGTCGGCGCGGCGGTGGCGGTCGGGCGCCTCGGCTCGGTGGTCGGGCCGCTCGCGGCCGGCCAATTGCTGGCGATGGGCCGCAGCTCGTCGACGGTGATCGGCGCGTCCATCCCCGTCACGCTGATCGCCGCCGCCGCCGCGCTGCTGCTGGTGCGTCGCCCGCGAGCCGCCGACTGA
- a CDS encoding porin codes for MQASANLALCGALCAISGAAAAQSSVTMYGIIDTGIEYVSHANAAGKSLLRMPGVTGELPSRWGLRGSEDLGGGYSAVFTLESGFNVRAGDSGQGGRLFGRQAFVGIKSPYGTLSFGRQYTMTYLALMGADLIGPDIYGLGSFDAYVPNARADNSVTYLGNYAGVTLGANYSFGRDSTGTGNSPGQGTCTGSVAGRPTECREWSLMLKYDTPLFGVAASYEEQRGGSNAAANFFDGVAPTPLADAADKDIRTHVSAYANLGSKAKLGLGWLNRRVQPLAASLAGVRTNLFFVGASYFVTPAFIVDGEVYHIDNPQHDTRATMGTLRGTYLLSKRTAVYAQASYLGNSAKARYSVSGGGGGTTPAAGVGQTGVMLGMRHSF; via the coding sequence ATGCAAGCATCCGCCAATCTGGCACTTTGCGGCGCCCTGTGCGCGATCAGCGGCGCGGCCGCGGCGCAATCGAGCGTCACGATGTACGGCATCATCGATACCGGGATCGAATACGTCTCGCACGCCAACGCGGCGGGCAAGAGCCTGTTGCGCATGCCCGGCGTCACGGGAGAGCTGCCGTCGCGCTGGGGCCTGCGCGGCAGCGAGGATCTGGGCGGAGGCTACAGCGCGGTGTTCACGCTGGAAAGCGGCTTCAACGTCCGTGCCGGCGATTCGGGCCAGGGCGGCCGGCTGTTCGGACGGCAGGCGTTCGTCGGCATCAAGAGCCCGTATGGCACGCTGAGCTTCGGCCGCCAGTACACGATGACCTATCTCGCCCTGATGGGCGCGGACCTGATCGGCCCGGACATCTACGGGCTCGGCTCGTTCGATGCCTATGTGCCGAACGCGCGCGCCGACAACTCGGTGACCTACCTGGGCAATTACGCCGGGGTCACGCTGGGCGCGAACTACTCGTTCGGCCGCGATTCGACCGGCACCGGCAATTCGCCCGGGCAAGGCACCTGCACGGGATCGGTGGCGGGACGCCCGACCGAGTGCCGCGAATGGTCGCTGATGCTGAAGTACGACACGCCGCTGTTCGGCGTCGCGGCCTCCTACGAGGAACAGCGCGGCGGCAGCAACGCGGCGGCGAATTTCTTCGACGGCGTGGCGCCGACGCCGCTGGCCGATGCCGCCGACAAGGACATCCGCACCCACGTGAGCGCATACGCGAACCTCGGCAGCAAGGCGAAACTCGGCCTCGGCTGGCTGAACCGGCGCGTGCAGCCGCTCGCGGCGTCGCTCGCCGGCGTGCGCACCAACCTGTTCTTCGTCGGCGCGTCCTACTTCGTCACGCCCGCCTTCATCGTCGACGGCGAGGTCTATCACATCGACAACCCGCAGCACGACACGCGCGCGACGATGGGCACGCTGCGCGGCACCTATCTGCTGTCGAAGCGCACGGCCGTCTATGCCCAGGCCTCCTATCTCGGCAACAGCGCGAAGGCCCGCTATTCGGTCAGCGGCGGCGGCGGCGGCACGACGCCCGCGGCCGGTGTGGGCCAGACCGGCGTGATGCTCGGCATGCGCCACTCGTTCTAG
- a CDS encoding tannase/feruloyl esterase family alpha/beta hydrolase, whose amino-acid sequence MHPTSIVTAVAALLTLSLAACGGSGSAPNASGGSSTLPQLSAATPGTLAGTCAALGARLAFANTVFSSVTDVAAGTLTVAGKPIAEHCLIQGSMNQRVSTVDGQTYAIGFEMRLPLAWNGRFFYQANGGLDGIVVTATGEIGGGGPSNDALNMGFAVISSDSGHSASQNPLFGLDPQARRDYGYAAVDTLTPMAKQVIKLAYGKAPDRSYFGGCSNGGRHAMVTAARSSGEYDGIIAGDPGFHLPKAAIGEMWGAQQLAKVATATGANGLPDITTGFTAAERQMVASRILAKCDALDGVADGLIQDIKACQANFSLADDVPTCAGNLRDGSCLTSAQKDAIGKLFAGARDSAGNALYASFPYDAGLGAGWSAWKQGNSITLDPAAAAFVFSSPPHSASLLSQLSSYALNFSMDRDAPAIFATSGVYAESAWSFMTPPDETNLSAFKQRGAKLMVYHGTSDPVFSSNDTTDWYQRLASANGGDASNFARLYTIAGMDHCSGGPSTDQFDMLTPLVAWVEQGKAPDRVTATARDASSATPNPDVPANWGRGRTRPLCAYPKVARYTGGDVNSASSFVCS is encoded by the coding sequence ATGCACCCTACCTCGATCGTCACCGCCGTGGCGGCCTTGCTCACGCTCTCGCTCGCCGCTTGCGGCGGCAGCGGCAGCGCCCCGAATGCTTCCGGCGGCAGCAGCACGCTGCCGCAACTGAGCGCCGCCACGCCCGGCACGCTCGCCGGCACGTGCGCGGCGCTGGGCGCGAGGCTCGCGTTCGCCAACACGGTATTCAGTTCCGTGACCGACGTGGCCGCCGGCACGCTGACGGTGGCGGGCAAGCCGATCGCCGAGCACTGCCTGATCCAGGGCAGCATGAATCAGCGCGTCAGCACCGTGGACGGCCAGACCTACGCGATCGGCTTCGAGATGCGCCTGCCGCTCGCCTGGAACGGGCGCTTCTTCTACCAGGCCAACGGCGGGCTCGACGGCATCGTGGTCACCGCCACCGGCGAAATCGGCGGCGGCGGCCCGAGCAACGACGCGCTGAACATGGGCTTCGCCGTGATCAGCTCGGACTCGGGGCATAGCGCGTCGCAAAATCCGCTGTTCGGGCTCGACCCGCAGGCGCGCCGCGACTACGGCTACGCGGCCGTCGACACGCTGACCCCGATGGCCAAGCAAGTGATCAAGCTCGCCTACGGCAAGGCGCCGGACCGCAGCTATTTCGGCGGCTGCTCGAACGGCGGCCGCCATGCCATGGTCACGGCCGCGCGTTCGTCGGGCGAGTACGACGGCATCATCGCCGGCGATCCGGGCTTTCACCTGCCGAAGGCGGCGATCGGCGAGATGTGGGGCGCGCAGCAGTTGGCGAAAGTGGCGACCGCGACCGGCGCGAACGGCTTGCCCGACATCACCACCGGTTTCACCGCGGCCGAACGCCAGATGGTGGCGTCGAGAATCCTCGCAAAATGCGACGCGCTCGACGGCGTCGCCGACGGCCTGATCCAGGACATCAAGGCATGCCAGGCGAACTTCAGTCTCGCCGACGACGTGCCCACCTGCGCGGGGAACCTGCGCGACGGCAGTTGCCTGACCAGCGCGCAGAAGGATGCGATCGGCAAGCTGTTTGCCGGCGCCCGCGACAGCGCGGGCAACGCGCTTTATGCGAGCTTTCCCTACGACGCCGGGCTCGGCGCCGGCTGGTCGGCCTGGAAGCAGGGCAATTCGATCACGCTCGATCCGGCCGCCGCGGCCTTCGTGTTCTCGTCGCCGCCGCACAGCGCGTCGCTGCTGAGCCAGCTCTCGTCGTATGCGCTGAACTTCAGCATGGACCGCGACGCGCCGGCGATCTTCGCGACCAGCGGCGTCTACGCCGAATCGGCGTGGTCGTTCATGACGCCGCCGGACGAAACCAACCTGAGCGCCTTCAAGCAGCGCGGCGCGAAGCTGATGGTCTATCACGGCACGAGCGACCCGGTGTTTTCGTCCAACGACACGACCGACTGGTATCAGCGGCTCGCCAGCGCGAACGGCGGCGACGCGTCGAATTTCGCGCGGCTCTACACGATTGCCGGCATGGATCATTGCAGCGGCGGACCGAGCACCGACCAGTTCGACATGCTGACGCCCCTGGTCGCCTGGGTCGAGCAGGGCAAGGCCCCGGACCGCGTGACGGCCACCGCGCGCGACGCCAGCAGTGCCACGCCGAATCCGGACGTGCCGGCCAACTGGGGCCGCGGGCGCACCCGGCCGTTGTGCGCCTACCCGAAGGTAGCGCGCTATACGGGCGGCGATGTGAACAGCGCGAGCAGCTTCGTCTGCAGTTGA
- a CDS encoding MarR family winged helix-turn-helix transcriptional regulator, translating into MTTKPRASTKKTSPAAAPAVAAAADVVAPGGAAPAAHAPMRLTYLIGQLDRIVSRRLTEVLAAHGLTLPQFTALSVLNGRGRSSNAQLAERSFITPQSANEVVKTMESNGWVTREPDPANRRIVLLLLTPAGKALLKRCNESVDQIERSMLGEMSADEPVLRALLHGCVKNLRER; encoded by the coding sequence ATGACCACGAAGCCCCGGGCATCCACGAAAAAGACCAGCCCCGCCGCCGCGCCCGCTGTTGCCGCCGCAGCCGATGTCGTCGCGCCGGGCGGCGCCGCGCCCGCCGCTCATGCGCCGATGCGGCTCACCTACCTGATCGGGCAGCTCGACCGGATCGTATCGCGCCGTCTGACCGAGGTGCTCGCCGCCCACGGCCTCACGCTGCCGCAGTTCACCGCCTTGTCGGTGTTGAACGGCCGCGGGCGATCCTCGAATGCGCAGCTGGCCGAGCGCTCGTTCATCACGCCGCAGTCGGCCAACGAAGTCGTCAAGACCATGGAATCGAACGGGTGGGTCACGCGTGAGCCGGACCCGGCCAATCGCCGGATCGTGCTGCTGCTTCTGACGCCCGCGGGCAAGGCGCTCTTGAAGCGCTGCAATGAAAGCGTCGATCAGATCGAACGGTCGATGCTCGGCGAGATGAGCGCCGACGAGCCGGTGCTGCGCGCGCTGCTGCACGGCTGCGTGAAGAATCTCAGGGAGCGCTGA
- a CDS encoding p-hydroxycinnamoyl CoA hydratase/lyase codes for MSYEGRWTTVKVTVEAGIGWVVLNRPEKRNAMSPTLNKEMIDVLETLELDDEAQVLVLTGEGDAWTAGMDLKEYFREVDAASDVVQERIRRDASRWQWQLLRMYSKPTIAMVNGWCFGGGFSPLVACDLAIAADEATFGLSEINWGIPPGNLVSKAMADTVGHRQALYYIMTGDTFTGKQAAQMGLVNQSVPRAALREATVALAAKLLDKNPVVLRNAKHGFKRSRELTWEQNEDYLYAKLDQANYRDKEGGREKGLKQFLDDKSIKPGLQAYKR; via the coding sequence ATGAGCTACGAAGGTCGCTGGACAACGGTCAAGGTCACGGTCGAGGCGGGCATCGGCTGGGTGGTGCTGAATCGCCCCGAGAAGCGCAACGCGATGAGCCCGACGCTGAACAAGGAAATGATCGACGTGCTCGAAACGCTCGAGCTCGACGACGAGGCGCAGGTGCTGGTACTGACCGGCGAAGGCGATGCGTGGACCGCCGGCATGGACCTGAAGGAATATTTCCGCGAGGTGGACGCGGCCTCGGACGTGGTGCAGGAGCGCATTCGCCGCGACGCGAGCCGCTGGCAATGGCAACTGCTGCGCATGTATTCGAAGCCGACCATCGCGATGGTCAACGGCTGGTGTTTCGGCGGCGGGTTTTCGCCGCTCGTCGCCTGCGATCTCGCCATCGCCGCCGACGAGGCCACCTTCGGCCTGTCCGAAATCAACTGGGGCATTCCCCCCGGCAACCTGGTGAGCAAGGCCATGGCGGACACCGTCGGCCATCGCCAGGCGCTCTACTACATCATGACCGGCGACACCTTCACCGGCAAGCAGGCCGCGCAGATGGGCCTGGTCAACCAGAGCGTGCCGCGCGCGGCCTTGCGCGAGGCGACCGTCGCGCTCGCGGCCAAGCTGCTCGACAAGAACCCGGTGGTGCTGCGCAACGCGAAGCACGGCTTCAAGCGCAGCCGCGAACTGACCTGGGAGCAGAACGAGGACTACCTGTACGCCAAGCTCGACCAGGCCAATTATCGCGACAAGGAAGGCGGCCGCGAAAAGGGCCTCAAGCAGTTTCTCGACGACAAGAGCATCAAGCCGGGCCTGCAAGCCTACAAGCGCTGA
- a CDS encoding aldehyde dehydrogenase produces MNEIGLLIDGQARPASNGGTFERINPATGAVATRAAAATPEDADAAVAAAARAFPGWAALSPTERRKRLLAAADRMDERTPEFIATGAAETGAMANWYGFNVMLAANMLREAAAMTTQIDGAVIPSDVPGSLSMAVRQPCGVVLGMAPWNAPVILATRALAMPLACGNTVVLKASEGCPGVHRLIGQVLHEAGLGDGVVNVLSHAPHDAPAIVERLIANPLVRRVNFTGSTRVGRIVAELSARHLKPALLELGGKAPVLVLDDADLDAAVDGIAFGAFFNQGQICMSTERVIVDRKLGDALVDKLVAKARTLKAGDPSQPGSILGTLESEASARRIQALVEDAREKGARLPLGCEVRGAIMQPVIVENVTREMKLYADESFGPVVTVQRVDGDEEALRVANDSEYGLSAALFSRDLGRAMNLARRIESGICHINGPTVHDEAQIPFGGVKASGYGRFGSKASIAEFTELRWITVQTTPRHYPI; encoded by the coding sequence ATGAACGAGATCGGTCTGTTGATCGACGGTCAGGCACGGCCGGCGTCGAACGGCGGCACCTTCGAGCGTATCAACCCGGCCACCGGCGCGGTGGCCACGCGCGCGGCGGCGGCCACGCCGGAGGATGCCGACGCGGCCGTGGCGGCGGCGGCCCGCGCGTTTCCCGGCTGGGCCGCGCTGTCGCCGACCGAGCGCCGCAAGCGGCTGCTCGCGGCGGCCGACCGGATGGACGAGCGCACCCCGGAGTTCATCGCGACGGGTGCCGCCGAGACCGGCGCGATGGCGAACTGGTACGGCTTCAACGTCATGCTCGCCGCCAACATGCTGCGCGAGGCGGCGGCCATGACCACCCAGATCGACGGCGCGGTGATCCCGTCCGACGTGCCCGGCAGCCTGTCGATGGCGGTGCGGCAGCCATGCGGCGTGGTGCTCGGCATGGCGCCCTGGAACGCGCCGGTGATACTCGCCACGCGCGCACTCGCGATGCCGCTCGCCTGCGGCAATACCGTGGTGCTGAAGGCCTCGGAGGGCTGCCCGGGCGTGCATCGGCTGATCGGCCAGGTGCTGCACGAGGCGGGGCTCGGCGACGGCGTCGTCAACGTGCTCTCGCACGCGCCGCATGATGCGCCCGCGATCGTCGAGCGGCTGATCGCGAATCCGCTCGTCAGGCGCGTGAACTTCACGGGCTCGACGCGCGTCGGGCGCATCGTCGCGGAGCTGTCCGCACGGCACCTGAAGCCCGCGCTGCTGGAACTGGGCGGCAAGGCTCCGGTGCTGGTGCTCGACGATGCCGATCTCGACGCGGCGGTGGACGGCATCGCGTTCGGCGCGTTCTTCAACCAGGGGCAAATCTGCATGTCCACCGAGCGCGTGATCGTCGATCGCAAGCTTGGCGATGCGCTGGTCGACAAGCTGGTGGCCAAGGCGCGCACGCTGAAGGCCGGCGACCCGTCGCAGCCGGGCTCGATTCTCGGCACGCTCGAGAGCGAGGCGTCGGCGCGGCGCATCCAGGCGCTCGTCGAAGACGCGCGCGAGAAAGGCGCGCGGCTGCCGCTCGGCTGCGAGGTGCGCGGCGCGATCATGCAGCCGGTGATCGTCGAGAACGTCACGCGCGAGATGAAGCTGTATGCGGACGAATCGTTCGGCCCGGTGGTGACCGTGCAGCGCGTGGACGGCGACGAGGAGGCGCTGCGGGTGGCCAACGACAGCGAGTACGGGCTCTCGGCCGCCCTGTTCAGCCGCGATCTCGGGCGGGCGATGAACCTCGCCAGGCGCATCGAATCCGGCATCTGCCACATCAACGGCCCGACCGTGCACGACGAGGCGCAGATCCCGTTCGGCGGCGTGAAGGCGAGCGGTTACGGACGCTTCGGCAGCAAGGCGTCGATCGCGGAATTCACCGAACTGCGCTGGATCACGGTGCAGACCACGCCGCGCCACTATCCGATCTGA
- a CDS encoding feruloyl-CoA synthase, with amino-acid sequence METDHRLGLANPAGYRHVAIQASAPHVERRGECWYLRASAPLGAYPSRFTDRLVSGAQAHPDRLLVAQRDAQGAWRGVSYAQMLENARAIGEALLGRGLSAERPLAILSGNSIEHLQMALGAMWAGIPYAPVSPAYSLISGDFGKLRHVFELLTPGLVFADDLAAYAAGLDAALPRDVERVGVAPGAGGATPFAALLDTLPRDVDAAHARVDGDTIAKFLFTSGSTRLPKAVPTTHRMLCANQQMLLETFPQFGIEPPVLVDWLPWNHTFGGSHNVGIVLYNGGTLYIDGGKPVAGKFDETVRNLHEIAPTVFFNVPKGWEELTAALEADAALRERFFSRVKLYFFAGAGLSQAAWDRLERVTLAHCGERIRIMAGLGMTETAPSCLFTTGPVSGAGYIGLPAPGCEAKIAPVDGKFEVRFRGPNVMRGYWRMPTANAEIFDDEGYYRSGDAVRFVDSERPELGLAFDGRIAEDFKLGSGTFVSVGPMRARIISEGAPYVQDAVITGMNRDEVGAMVFPRVDACRSLAGLGRDAGVADVLNAPAVRAFFAALLDKLNQHATGSATLIARLRLLAVPPSLDLGEVTDKGSINQRAVLQHRAALVDAMHDGGDPEVIEARERRGQAARP; translated from the coding sequence TTGGAAACGGACCACCGCCTTGGATTGGCGAACCCAGCCGGATACCGGCATGTCGCCATCCAGGCCAGCGCACCGCATGTCGAGCGTCGCGGCGAGTGCTGGTACCTGCGCGCGAGCGCGCCGCTCGGCGCTTATCCGTCGCGCTTCACGGACCGGCTCGTCAGTGGCGCGCAAGCGCACCCCGACCGGCTGCTGGTGGCGCAGCGCGACGCGCAAGGCGCCTGGCGCGGCGTGAGCTACGCGCAGATGCTCGAGAATGCACGCGCGATCGGCGAGGCCCTGCTCGGCCGCGGCCTGAGCGCCGAGCGGCCGCTCGCGATCCTGTCCGGCAACAGCATCGAGCACCTGCAAATGGCACTGGGCGCGATGTGGGCGGGCATCCCCTATGCGCCGGTCTCGCCCGCCTATTCGCTGATCTCGGGCGATTTCGGCAAGCTGCGCCACGTGTTCGAGCTGCTCACGCCGGGCCTGGTGTTCGCCGACGACCTCGCGGCCTATGCGGCCGGCCTCGACGCGGCCTTGCCGCGCGACGTCGAGCGGGTCGGCGTGGCGCCCGGCGCGGGCGGCGCCACGCCGTTTGCGGCGCTGCTCGACACGCTCCCGCGCGACGTCGATGCGGCGCACGCACGGGTGGATGGCGACACGATCGCGAAATTTCTGTTCACCTCCGGCTCGACGCGTCTGCCGAAAGCGGTGCCGACCACGCACCGGATGCTGTGCGCCAATCAGCAGATGCTGCTCGAAACCTTTCCGCAGTTCGGTATCGAGCCGCCGGTGCTGGTCGACTGGCTGCCGTGGAACCACACGTTCGGCGGCAGCCATAACGTCGGCATCGTGCTGTACAACGGCGGCACGCTGTATATCGACGGCGGCAAGCCGGTGGCGGGCAAGTTCGACGAGACGGTGCGCAATCTGCACGAGATCGCGCCCACCGTGTTCTTCAACGTGCCCAAGGGCTGGGAGGAACTGACGGCCGCGCTGGAAGCCGATGCGGCGCTGCGCGAGCGCTTTTTCTCGCGCGTGAAGCTGTACTTCTTTGCCGGCGCGGGCTTGTCCCAGGCCGCCTGGGACCGGCTCGAGCGCGTGACGCTGGCGCATTGCGGCGAGCGCATCCGCATCATGGCGGGGCTCGGCATGACGGAGACCGCCCCCTCGTGCCTGTTCACCACCGGCCCGGTATCGGGCGCGGGGTACATCGGCCTGCCCGCGCCGGGCTGCGAGGCGAAGATCGCGCCGGTCGACGGCAAGTTCGAGGTGCGTTTCCGCGGGCCGAACGTGATGCGCGGCTACTGGCGCATGCCCACCGCCAACGCGGAGATCTTCGACGACGAAGGCTACTACCGCAGCGGCGACGCCGTGCGTTTCGTCGACAGCGAGCGGCCGGAACTGGGGCTCGCCTTCGACGGGCGCATCGCCGAGGACTTCAAGCTCGGCTCGGGCACCTTCGTGAGCGTCGGGCCGATGCGCGCGCGCATCATCTCGGAGGGCGCGCCCTATGTGCAGGACGCGGTCATCACCGGCATGAATCGCGACGAAGTGGGCGCCATGGTGTTTCCCCGTGTCGACGCCTGCCGCTCGCTCGCGGGCCTGGGCCGGGACGCGGGCGTGGCGGACGTGCTCAACGCGCCGGCGGTGCGGGCGTTCTTCGCGGCGCTGCTCGACAAGCTCAACCAGCACGCCACCGGCAGCGCGACGTTGATTGCCAGGCTGCGGCTGCTGGCGGTGCCGCCCTCGCTCGATCTCGGCGAGGTGACCGACAAAGGCTCGATCAACCAGCGCGCGGTGCTCCAGCATCGCGCCGCGCTGGTCGACGCCATGCATGACGGCGGCGATCCGGAGGTCATCGAGGCGCGCGAGCGCCGCGGCCAGGCGGCACGACCATGA
- a CDS encoding DSD1 family PLP-dependent enzyme — protein sequence MNLESLNTPAALIDVARMNRNIERMQQRMNALGVNFRPHIKTSKCAPVVTAQLEAGARGITVSTLKEAEQFFALGVRDIVYAVGIAPAKLAQALALRRRGCDLKIVADSVACAQAIVAFGRQHGESFEVWIEVDVDGHRSGLDPEDEALLAVAATLVGGGMHLGGVMAHAGSSYEHDTHDALVRLAEQERSRSVRAAERIRSAGLSCQAVSIGSTPTALAAERLDGVTEVRAGVYVLFDLVMHNVGVSRLSELALSVLTTVIGHQREKGWAIVDAGWMAMSRDRGTQRQKRDFGYGLVCLENGEVLDGYLMSGANQEHGIVSRSGAPDHAIEQRLPIGTRLRILPNHACATGAQHPAYQAVKPDGSIETWPRFYGW from the coding sequence ATGAATCTGGAGTCGTTGAATACCCCCGCCGCGCTGATCGACGTCGCGCGCATGAACCGCAACATCGAACGGATGCAGCAGCGCATGAACGCGCTCGGCGTGAATTTCCGGCCGCACATCAAGACGAGCAAGTGCGCGCCGGTCGTCACGGCGCAGCTCGAGGCCGGCGCGCGAGGCATCACGGTGTCCACGCTCAAGGAGGCCGAACAGTTCTTCGCGCTCGGCGTTCGCGACATCGTCTACGCGGTCGGCATCGCGCCGGCGAAGCTCGCGCAGGCGCTGGCCCTGCGCCGGCGCGGCTGCGACCTGAAGATCGTCGCCGACAGCGTCGCCTGCGCCCAAGCCATCGTCGCGTTCGGCCGCCAGCACGGGGAAAGCTTCGAGGTCTGGATCGAGGTCGATGTCGACGGCCACCGCTCGGGCCTCGATCCCGAGGACGAGGCGCTGCTCGCGGTCGCGGCGACGCTGGTGGGCGGCGGCATGCACCTGGGCGGCGTGATGGCGCACGCCGGCTCCAGCTACGAGCACGATACCCACGACGCCCTGGTTCGCCTGGCTGAGCAGGAGCGTTCGCGCAGCGTGCGGGCCGCCGAACGCATCCGCTCGGCCGGCCTGTCGTGCCAGGCCGTCAGCATCGGCTCGACGCCGACCGCGCTGGCCGCCGAGCGGCTGGACGGCGTGACCGAGGTGCGCGCGGGCGTCTACGTGCTGTTCGATCTCGTCATGCACAACGTGGGCGTGAGCCGGCTGTCCGAGCTGGCGCTGAGCGTCCTGACCACGGTGATCGGCCACCAGCGCGAAAAAGGCTGGGCCATCGTCGACGCCGGCTGGATGGCGATGAGCCGGGACCGCGGCACCCAGCGCCAGAAGCGCGACTTCGGCTACGGACTGGTTTGCCTCGAGAACGGCGAGGTGCTGGACGGCTACCTGATGAGCGGCGCGAACCAGGAGCACGGCATCGTGTCGCGCTCCGGCGCGCCGGACCACGCAATCGAGCAGCGCTTGCCGATCGGCACGCGCTTGCGCATCCTCCCCAACCACGCTTGCGCCACCGGCGCGCAGCATCCCGCCTACCAGGCCGTCAAGCCGGACGGAAGCATCGAGACCTGGCCGCGATTCTATGGCTGGTGA